The sequence TCACCGGAGAAGCAGCGGCCTGGGGGAGGAGAACGTGCAGAGCCTCTGCCTCGTCCCCATGGTCCCCTTCACCCAGGCCCTGGGGCCGGGTCTCAGCGGCCTCCCCTCTGACCCCCAGTCCCTGGGGGAGATGCAGCAGCAGCTCCAGAAGACCCTGACCTCCCCGGCCGAGGCCGCCGGCTTCCTGCAGGGCTCCCGGGACTCGGGCGGCAGCAGCAAGGACTCGTCCTGTGACACTGATGACTTCGTCATGGTCCCGGCCCAGTTTCCAGGTCAGGGGGCCACcaggcaggggtgggcagggagatCGCTGCAGACATGCCAGACGGAACCTCTAAGAAGGGGCTTCTGGAAGTTTCTACCCCAGATCAGCCTGGCCAGAGAGTCAGAGCTGAGTCCTGCCCGCCGCGGAGCGTCCGGGGCGCCTGCTCCGAGGGGGGAGCTgctgcccccgcccaccccgcagAGCCCTGTTCTCGGGCCCTCAGTTCCCCTCGCGACCCCGGCTGCTGGTACTTCCCTCACGGCCTTGGCCGCCCTGAGACTCCCGGGCCGGGGCCGCGTGGGAGCGGGCCCAGGTGTCCGACGGGCCACCCTGAGCCTGTCGGCTTGGCTCCGCAGGGGAGGAGAGGCCCTGTACCCAGCCACCGGCAGCTCAAGGAGGGCAGCGGGAAGGTGGGGACCCAGCAGTCCTGGAGGAGGAGTGAGGCCCAGATTGGGAGGTGTGGACACCCAGCCTGGGGTTCTCTGAAGGCTGGTGTGTGGGGAGGGTACCAGCGTCTCCGAGTGCCGTGAGGTCCAGACAGGCAAAGGGGGGTGTCAGCGCGAGCGACAGGAGCGGGGACGGGAGAGTGCTGGGCTCGCCGTGGCCTGGGCCCGCCCAGGAAGAGGTGCCTGGGCCCAGCCTCACCCGTGTCCCATCCACAGGTGACCTGGTGGCCGAGGCGGTCGGTGCCAAGCCGCCACCGGACAGCCTGATGTGCAGCGGGtaagcccccagccccaggctctgcGGGGAGGGCGACGCCTGCTCTCAGGCTGCCCCCTGACCTGCCTGGGCCAGACAGTTTGGGAAGTGCCGAGTCTGCTGTGCCCAGTGCAGGACGGAGTCCCAAGGAGGGGCCAGGGTCTGCGCTGGTTTGGCCTGAATGTGAGGCCCTGCCGTCCGCCCTGTCCCCGCCAGGAGCTCGCTGGCGGCCTCTGCTGGCCTGGAGAGCCGCGGCCGGACCCCGTCTCCTTCCCCGCCCTGCAGCAGCTCCCTCAGCCCCTCAGGGTAAGCGGGGCCCGGGGCACAGGCAGCATCACAGCGCCCCAGCCCCAGTCCTATCCTGCAGGAAGCGGTTGTGTCCAGAGGCCCTGCCTTCATTCAGCCCCGGCAGGGTGCCAGGGCCCTGTGGGTGGTCCGGCAGAAGGAGGGGATTGTGGTGGAAGGGATGCAGGGCGGGCTTGGGGCCCAGGGGTGGTTACCGGAACCACCAGAGACCAGTGTCGTCGCTCCCTCCGCCCCTCCCGAGCTTGTGGGGCGAAGCGGGCAGTGACTCCCAGTGCCAGCAGGAGCTGGCCCAGCCTCGCTACTGGCCGCTCCCAGCCAGAAGCCACCTGGGTGCAGAGAGTGGGGGCATGGGGTACCAGGGGAGCAGTGCTGGCCGGGTGCAGAAACAAGGAGGCAGGTGGCCCGGAGTGGCCTCTGCCCCGGGATGTTAGGGCCTGGGGTTCAGCCCAGCGCCCCAGCCGCGGTGACCCCAACCTCTCTCCCCACACAGCCGGGCCGGGGCATCCTCCAGCAGCAGGTGCGGGGCCTCGGCCCCCATCCCAGTCCCCACTCAGGTGCATAACTACCAGCGCATTGAGCAGAGCCTTCAGTCGCCCACCCAGTACCAGGCGGCGCGGTGAGTGCACGGGCCCCCCGTGGCCAGGCACATCCTAGAGGACTGTAGTGAGGGCCCCACGCAGCCCACTTGGATGGTGCGGGGCCATCTCACACGCACGGCTGTGCAGACCGCACACTGCGCGACCGTCAGCGCCACCGCCCTGCGGACATACGGGCACTCAAGCTGTACCGTGACGGCTTTCTGGTAGATGTCAGTGGAGTGTCTTGTGTCCCCAAAACTGACTTCGATGTTTGTAAGTTTCGGAAGAGGAGAGGGCACCTTTTTTGTAATTCACAGAAGCCCCTGTGGGTTGGGGGCTGCCCTGGCAGGGACTGGCGGCTCCCACCGGGTTGCGGCTGCTGGTGAGGCCCGTTACTTGAGCAGAGGGGGACAGACGCATGGCATGCTGGTGGCCCTGGCCGGGCGTGGCTGGGGCCCTCACACCCTGTGCCTGCTTGCGTCCGCAGGTCCTCTGCCATCCGCAGGTCAGGCAGCACCAGCCCGCTGGGCTTTGCACGGGCCAGCCTGTCACCCCCGTCTCACGCCGAGCACGGAGCTGCCCTGTCCAGGAAGTTCTCCCTGGGTGGGGGCCGGCCCTACACGCCGTCTCCCCAGGGTAAGCCTGCACGCCACTGGTGGACCCAGCCTCGGAGCTGGGACTGGGAGTCTCCacgcggggggcgggggagggactCACTCTCTGTCCCACATTGACCTTGGCAACCCCTCTTGCCCCCAAGTCGGAACCATCCCCGAGCGGCCAGGCTGGAGCGGGGCACCCTCCCCCCAAGCAGCCGAGATGCGGGGTGGCAGGTCCCCTCGTCCAGGTAGGTGCAGCTCCGGCCCAGTGGGTGTGCaggtggagctggggaggggcggaggagcTGGGCTGACCTCCCTGGGCTGGTCTGTCGCTCCTTGGGATAGTGGCCGTTTTCCTGGTTCACAACCGTCATTTCTTACGCGttaaaagaaggcaggaaactCTGTGAGACTATTTAAACAAGCTTAAGCCTTCAGCTTATGGAGGCCCACTGTGGGGCTCAGATCCCACCCTGACCCCGccatgctgtgtgacctcacGCAGGTGTCTCAGctcctctgtgcctgtttcctcaggtGCGCAGTGGAGCGTAGGGAATCCTGAGCAGGCGTGGGGGTCTCTGTACACTGTCCTGGTTGGTCGTGTGGGCAGGTCCAGGCAGTCCTCGGGACAGCTGTGATTGGGCCCGTCCTGTCCCGCCCTAGGCTCCTCCGCACCTGAGCACTCTCCCCACAGCGCCGGGCTGGGCTGCCGCCTGCACAGTGCCCCGAACCTGTCCGACCTGCGTGTGGTGCGTCCCAAGCTGCCCAAGCCCCCCACGGACCCGCTGGGCGTGGCGTTCGGCCACCCGCAAGCCAGCCCCCCGCAGCCCTCCCATGGGCTGCAGTCCTGCCGGCCCCTGCGCGGCTCGCCCAAGCTGCCCGACTTCCTGCAGCGGAACCCCCTGCCCCCTATTCTGGGCTCCCCGACCAAGGTAACAGGGCCGCGGGCCTccaggggggtgggtgggagtggCTCTGTATGTGCTCGGGCCGCCGGGCTTTGTGTCTGGCGGGATTCCCACAGGACCTGAGGGGCCCCGGAAgccagaggcagggctggtgTGCTCCAGCATAGCAGCGCCTGCCCTCTGTGCTGAGACCTCTTGCACTGGCTGGTGGCTGGATCCGTGTCTCCCCGTTCACGTGTGGGGTGGCCACGTCCCCGTGACGAAGACTGGCTCCCAAAGCCAAAACACCTGCTCTCTGGCCCTTGACCGGAAGCGTCCCGACCCTGGCCCAGCATCCAGAGCCCCAGAGAACCCAGGCTGCCACCATGGGCACATTACTTAGCTCATCGCTTGCCTCAGTCttcctgtctgtgaaatggggccagAACCTGCAGCTACCTCGTGGTGTCTCTGTGCGGGCATAGGTGCACACGTGCATGGCCTGTGTTGGACGCGTGCGTCTGCGTGTGTCACTGTCCTCCAGCACAGGGTGGAGTCAGCCTTCACACCTTTGCTGTGAAGACCTGGATCGTGGAAGTTTGGGGTTTTGCGGCATGGGGCCCTGCAGGCTCAGACCAGCGCTGCTGACCCCGTTGAGATGTTAATGTCACCGTGGCGGGTCGTTCTCAGCACTTAACCTGCCCCTCCTAGGCCGTGCCCGCGTTCGACTTCACCAAGACCCCCAGCTCCCAGAACTTGCTGACTCTCCTGGCCCGGCAGGGCGTGGTGATGACGCCGCCTCGGAACCGGACGCTGCCCGACCTCTCCGAGGCGGGGCCCTTCCAGGGGCAGCAGCTGGGCCCCGGCCTGCGGCCCACCGAGGACGCCAAGGGCTCCTTTGGCAGGTGAGTGGGTGGGGACTCCCCCGACGTGGCCTGCGGGAGGagaggcccagccctgcctgctgtCTGCGGGCACCTCACTCCCTCTTCAaccccttctgagcctcagtttgtgcGTCTGTTCAATGGGTGACAGTAACTGcccggggtgggtgggaggaccGGGTGGCCAGCACAGTCGGGACGGGCTGGGCATGCTGACCAGGCTGCGGGGCCCCCAGACCCTGCCTGGGGGGGCCGGGGGGCCGGCCCTGGGCAGCGGGTGGCCTGGTGCCTGGGTCTCTGGATCCCCTGGGTGGCGCAGGGCACGTGTTCACCACCCTTCACCCTGCAGGTCCCTCAGCGCCGGCCGCCTCACGGATCTGCTCCTTAAGGCTGCCTTTGGGACGCAGGCCCCTGACTCAGGCAGCGTGGACAGCCTGCAGGAAAAGCCCATGGAGACCGGTGCGTGGGGGGCCGCCGGAGAGCATTCTGGGGAGTGGGGACGCCCGCGGCGGGAAGACCCTGAGCCCCTCCTCTTGCTCTCTCAGGGCCGTCTGCTGGCTTCGGAGGGAACCTGCACCCGGGAGCCCGTGCGGGGGGCGCCGGCAGCCCTTCCCCCGTGGTGTTCACAGTGGGCTCGCCCCCCGGCGGGACCACGCCGCCCCAGGGCCCCCGTGCCACCGTGTTCTCAGGTGAGGGCCGTTGCTGGCCTCGCGGCTGCGGCGAATCAGCGGCCCACACCGTCCGTCGGGAAGCGGGAGGGGCCCTCGCTGTAGAGTCAGGAGCTGAGCCAGGCGCTACTCTCACGCGAGGCCCTGGGAGGGTCCTCCTTGGAGGCTCGGGGGCACGGCTCCCACAGCCAGGCCCCTGAAGCCCCGGCCCTGGACTCCGGGGTGCCCCTGCAGTGGGCGGGGGCCCGGGAGGGGTGAGGCCTCTGCTGGGGCGCCTGCTCGCAGAGGGGCAGGAGTGGAACGGGTGGGGACCGGCTCTGTGTCAGAGTGGCGGAGGCCTGATGGGGAGGGCGGCCGGCCCTCTCCCCACAGGGGGCCCCTCCAGCCCCCTCGGCTCGGCAGGCTCCTCCTCCGCCCGTCACCTGGCGCCCGGGGCCTACGGCGAGGCGCCCCTCGAGGTACCCGCCCCCGGCCACTGCCGCAGCTTTGCCGACCCCGTTGCCGCCAACCTGGAGGGGGCTGTGACCTTCGAGGCCCCCGACCTGCCCGAGGAGACCCTCATGGAGGTGAGGGCCGGGCGGGGGCAGGCGCCTGGCCCAGCGTGGCGTCCGGGCAGGGCTGGTGGCGGTGCCGAGGAGCGTCCCTCAGTGGCCCCGTCTCCCCAGCAAGAGCACACGGAGATCCTGCACAGCCTGCGCTTCACGCTCGACTTTGTCCAGCACGTCCTGGAGATCGCGGCCCTGAAGGGCAGTGCCAGCGAGGCGGCCGGGGGGCCCGAGTACCAGCTGCAGGAGAGCGTGGTGGCCGACCAGATCAGCCTGCTGAGCCGCGAGTGGAGGTGCGTGTGCCCAGCGGGGCCCCGCGGGGAGGCAGCGGGGGTGCGGCCTCCGCCCCTGACGCGTCCTTGCCGCCCTCCAGCTTCGCGGAGCAGCTGGTGCTCTACCTGAAGGCGGCCGAGCTCCTCTCCTCGGGCCTGCAGACCGCCATCGACCAGATCCGGGCCGGCAAGCTCTGCCTGTCGTCCACCGTGAAGCAGGGTGAGGGCAGCCTTggccggtggcggcggcggcagcggcagcagcagcagcgttcGGGGCATGAGACCCTGAGGGAgtcggggagggagggatagCTATCTCTGGGAGAAGGTCAGCGAGGAAGAGGTGACGAGGGAGGCCTTCCTGAGGAGGTTCCCTGGTGCAGGCCCAGCCCGGGGAGGgatagtgggggtggggggcaggtgcaaaggccctgcggcAGGGCCCCCAtgggcctggggcaggaaggCGCAGCGTGAGTTGCTGAGCAGAGCACCTAGGAGGTGGGGTCGGACAGTGCCCCGGGGACGGAGTGAGGGGCTTTTGCCCGCTGGTCGCGTGGGTTCCCTTGCTGGGGGCCGGCCTGAGCTGCCGGGGCGCCTCCCACAGTGGTGCGGAAGCTGAACGAGCTGTACAAGACGAGTGTGGTGTCCTGCCAAGGCCTGAGCCTGCGGCTGCAGCGCTTCTTCCTAGACAAGCAGCGGCTCCTAGACCGCATCCAGAGCGTCGCCGCCGAGAAGCTCATCTTTAGCCACGCGGTGCAGACGGTACGCCGGGCGGGGCCACGTGGGGCCGGGCGGGGAGAGCGGGCTGAGGGGCTGGCAGGGGCGGGTTGATGGCCACAGCTCCGCCGGATTTCAGGGGCATCACTCCCGGGGTGGGAAGTTCCACTACGCTGTCCCCTCAGCCAGCAAATGTCACCCGGGCCCCTCCAGCCCTGGTGGGGAGCCGGGAGCTCACCTGGGCTTCCGCCTCGCTGTGAGGCTCCACGGCCCAGACGTGTCCCTCCCTGAAACTCAGGTTCCTTACCTGGAAAATGGGGAACCTGGTTTTCAAGGCTCTTAGCAGGTGAGTTGGTTCCTTCTTCTCTAGAGGGAACCAACGCAGGCAGCCCAGCTGGGAGCTGTGGCGTgaaggcaggaggggctgggaggggccctGCCCAGTGCTCTGCGTCTGTCGCTTTGGGGTCCTCGTGCCCAAAAAGCGCTGCTTCTGAGGCAGTGCCTGTTTTCGAGAAAATTCACTCGTGCAGTAAAAACACAGCCCGAAGAGACGTTCGGGAACAGTCAGCCTCCTCGTCCccgagctcccctcccccaggggcgACCATCACTGACATGACCGGGACCGAGGGAGTGCTCTGCCCGGTGCGGGTGGCCGGTCGCCTGCCCTGTAACCCCGGCTGCCTGCGCGTGACCCGGCGGTGCCCACAGCGTGCTGCCCCGTGGCTCGTGCGGCCGTCAGCCCTGGGTCCCCCGTCTCTGTGGAAGGCAGCTGGGCCCAGCCTCCGCCTTCACCCGGCAGGTGCAGTCGGCCGCCCTGGACGAGATGTTCCACCGCCGGGAGGACTGTGTCCAGCGCTACCACAAGGCCCTGCTGCTCATGGAGGGACTGCAGCAGATCCTCTCGGACCAGGCAGACGTGGAGAACATCGCCAAGTGTCAGTGTCCGCTGGGCCCCTGGGagcgggggcgggagggggcagcCGCTGCCCGCTCACCGTGGTGCCcgccccccctccctccctcgctccagGCAAGCTGTGCATCGAGCGGAGACTCTCGGCCCTGCTGACCGGCATCTGTGCCTGACCTCCTGGAGGCCCGGCCCACGGTGCCCAAGGGGCCTGGACCTTCACTGCCGATCCATGGGGTGGGGAGCAGCTGGCCGGACTCGAAGGGACAAGCCCACGGCCGTGATACCACTCGCTGGTGCTGGGGAAAGGACCGTGGCTCCCCACCCAGCGTCCGGAGCCAGGCCTCAGGCTGCGTCTCTGTCTCCTGGGCTCCGCGGCCGTGGACTTCAGGGCGCTGGAGGCCCCGCACAGAACCTCGACGTAGGCCAGTCCCCTGGCCTGGCTGACGGGCAGAACTCCCCGCCCAGCCGGCGATCTGAACTGCTCTCCCGGCTGCCTCGATGGCAGGTGGGGATGCGTGGgcagcccccgccccgcccagacCCCAGGGCTGTCTCGCTGAGGACAAGCAGAGGCCCTGAGACCGTGATGCCCACTCAAGCCAAAGCCGCCAGGCCTGCCCAGCGGATCCACCCAGCAAAAGGTGTGTCCTCCTggctcccacccctccctcccccgagaCCACCACCCAGCTTTGTGATCACCCAGCACTTTATGCAGGCGGACTGGACCCGGCTGTTGCACCACCAGGCACGTGTGCACACCCGTAATCACACGTCCGTGTGCAGACAGCTCCGCGAGCGCGTGTGCTGTGCCTGCGCCCGGGTTGCTCTCGAGGCGAAGCAGCCGTCTTATCTAAATGTTCTTTTAGGGACGGACAGTACGAAGCACCGAGCTTCCAAAACCCAGCACAGACGCTGTTGCCGTCTTTCACACTTAACTCCTAAGATGTGTCTTATCTTCTGcagctctttttcatttttctttttttttaaaagaagaaaactcgtATGAGTTGACGTTTTGTTCCGAAAGGACGGGGGCAGGATCGGGGCAGCCTCGGCAGCGATGCTGAGACCCCGGGGGCCGGTGGCGCTGGGCGCGTGTGGTCTGCGCGTGGCCGTCCGCCCTCCCGCCTGTAGGGCGGCCCTACCCCTGCCCTTGCTCCCTGCCTGAAGACCGCGGGCAGCTGAGGACTGCTTTTGTGCGTAAACCTACCTGTCCAGCTCTCACAGGAGGTTTTGATGTCAAGCCCTCTGTCCCCTCACCAGGTCCTGGCTGCCATGGGGGGCCGGCGGGGAGGCCACCTTCCAGGCTCGGGGGGGTCCCTTTTCTGGTCTGCCCGGCTCTGCCTAGCTCCTCTCGAACGTGTCCTCAAGGATGCAGAGGGAGCCGCCCCAGCCCAGCACCCCCGGCGCTGAGGTTTCACCACAGGCCCAGGCAAGGACCCCACGCGTTTCTCTCTTGCGATACTTGAAATCTTGCCTCTGTGCTTGGACCCAGAAGAAGAGCAGCCCTGGGACTCGTTTCTGTCTCCTCACCGGTGGCTTGAGCTTCTCCTCCTGCGCAGAAAATGTCCGTATTTATTGCTTTACGGTTGGCTGGAACCGGGGCCTCTGGGGGGCCGGCACCGTGGGAGGGGCCCCTTGGGCTCTGTCCGCGGGCGACCTCCGGGCTGTGGGGTGAGCGCCGCCCACCCAGCCTGTCCTCCACAGCACGGCTCTCCGCCCTTGGTCTACCTTACAAGACGTTTGTGtcacccgcccccacccccaccccttgcgTTAAGTTGTGTAACATCAATTTAAGGAAATAAACCTCTGGAGTTGTTGGGCTGCTGTTACTGATGGTTTGTCACGGCCTACCCTTCTCCCGTCACCTCCTTTCTCGGACTACATGCCCCGCCCCCCCATGTCCTGCAGCAGCAGCTGGAGTTTGGAGGTCGGGTTCGGGGCAAGGCTGGGAGCTCAGTCCTCCAGGGGTTCACCGGGTGCCAGCCAGACCTTGACAGCAGCCGCGCCACTTCCGTCCCCACCCACGCGCAGGAGGGCCCCCCGCTCCGCCTCTGGGTGGGTGTGAGAGGCTGTGGTTTTGGTGTGCGCGCCCCCGACGGTTAGTGACCTCAAGTATCTCTCCATGTGTCTGTCAGCAATTTCTAGGTCATTTTTGGAGAAATACCCATTCATGTCCTTTGCCCGTTTTTGAATCGgatgctttctctttttgttgttgagtggtAAGGTTTCCATTTTTTAGACTAcgtgttgttttttatttatttgtttttaaggttttttttaataaatttatttatttttatttttttggctgcatcgggtcttcgttgctgcgtgcgggctttctctagttgcggcgagcaggggctactcttcattgcggtgcgcgggcttctcattgcggtggcttctcttgtggagcacaggctctaggctcgcagggtcagtagttgtggcacgcgtgctcagtacttgtggcttgcgggctctagagtgcacgctcagtagttgtggcacacgggcttagttgctacgtggcgtgcggaccagggctcaaacctgtgtcccctgcattggcaggcggattctcaaccactgcgccaccagggaagccctacatattgTTTTAATAGGCTAAAAGGATCTCATTAAGTTACCAGAAAGGCTAACCGCAACGTGAAACGAAAGTTCGCGGAGGGGTAGTGGTAGAGGAAGTGGAAGGTGGGGCCTCAAAAGGCTAGGTCCCAGCAGGGCCGCTCCAGTCTGCCTTCCTGGAGTGCGTGCTCCGGGCTCTGCAGACAGGAAGGGCCGTGCCTGGTGGAGATGCAGCCCCTTCCGCTCTGTGGGGCTCCCGGTATGTTGCACAAAGAAATGCCGAAAGAGGATTAAGACAACCGTGGCATTTTGTTGTCAAATTAATAGACTTCATTTCTTAcagtagttttaggtttacagaaaaattgtgcaggaagtacagagagttcccaaatactccctctccccctgccacCCACTTTACTTCTCCTGTTAACACCTTGCATGGGTGGGATTCATCTGTTACAACTGATAAACCTACACTGACACGTCagcatcacccagagtccatgtTTACGTTGTGATTCGCTCTTGGTGCCCGTGCTGTGGGTTTGGACGCACACGTGATGACCTGTACCATTTCAGTGTCATGCAGAGTCGTTTCACTGCCCTGaatatcctctgtgctctgtgttCCCTCCCCTGACTTTAACCCCGTccctttactgtctccatagcttCGCCTCTTCCACGATGCTGGAATCACACAGTGTAGCCTTTCCAGGTTGACTTCTTCTGGGTCTTTCCATGGCTCgatggctcatttcttttcaatgcTCAATGATACCCCCCTGTCTGTGGGTACTGAGTTTATGTATCCATTTTCCTACTGAAGGATATCCTCTTGCTCCCCAGTCTTGGTATTCATGGGTAGCGCTGCTGTAAACACCCTGTGTAGGAGCCTGACAGTAAGGAGGGCCCAGGAGGGCTGGCTGGGCCGGGGGTGCAGTGGGCACACGGGAGGGACCGGCTCCCCACTTCCTGCGGGGCTCACGTTGCCCTGCGCGCTCCTGGCATGCTCACAGGGGGCCTTCGGCCAGGAGGTCCGGCCCAGGTGCCTGCCCCACTTCTAACTGCCCCCTGGGCACCTGTCCCAGCCTCACAGGCCTCAGTTTGTTCTCCGTAGATCAGAGTCCGGCTCGGTGCCACCATGGCCAGTTTGCAGGGAGGCCCCTCGGTGGTCTTTTCCTCTCATTCTCTCACCTGACACAGGACCTCAGAGCACGGCCCCAAGCTTCCACCCTCCCCACCTGCTGGCCCGCGGCACAGCCTGGGGTCTTGGGCCTGCCCCGGAGACTGCCCTCACCTGGCCTGGGTTTCTGTTCAAGCACCGGGAGCTTCCTGGTTCACACGGGCAGGGGGAGATGGACTGCTTCCCGGGGCACAACCTGAAGTCCCATCACCCAGTCTCAACTGCCTTCCTGGGCGGCTCTAGTTCCAGCCTCACAGTTGCCCAGGTCGTGCGCGTACACGGATGGTTCAGCCTGGGCCCCGCGTCCACCTCCATGTCCCAGAGCTGCGGAGGCCGGGGGCGGGGAAGGAGCGCCCCCGGCAAAGGCGTCCCTATGGTGAGGGGTGCTCTGTGATGGTAGCTACTGTGTGGCGGGGTGCTCTGCGTGAAGGTGGGTGCTCTGCGTGAAGGTGCCCCGATGCTTCCTGAGACTGCTCAGCCACCTGAGTTCCCCAGACCACATGTGACCTGGACCTTTCCTCATGCCTGGAGCCCTGGGGcagctctttcttcccttcctcagaGGGGTGGGCTGTCCTGGGGGATCGTTTAGCACGGGTGAGCTGTGCCCTTCCGCCTGCCTGAGCTCTTTTCCAACTAGCCCTGACTTCTCCGACTAGGAGTCCGAGTAGAATTTGGTCCAGGAGAGGATCCACGTCAGCAGCCACTGCTCCACTTTGTTTCTCGTGGATTCACGCGTTCTGCACATTTCACGTACAGGTGACCTGTGAGCAACGTGGTGGTTCGGGGCCCAGACCCCCCCACACACGCAGTCGAAAATCCACAGATAACTTGACAGCTGGCTCTCCATGTCCGTGGTTACGCATCCGTGGATTCAGCCACTGGCAGACCTACTAGTCCTGCACTTCGTATTTAGTGAAACAAGTTCTGTATAGGTGGAGCCGCGCGTTCAGCCCTGCGCTGCTCAAGGGTCAGCTGTGCATGGAATCATACACGCACGACGTGGCCTTCTGCGCCTGGCTTCTCCACTGaatgtgttttcaaggttcacccccAGCCGTAGCATGCGTCAGTACTTCTGAGTCGTTTTCACATAGTGTTTAACACTTGATCACACACACTCTTGCTGTTGGTCTGTCATTGTCTGTCCCCACTAGAGTGGAAGCTTCCCGAGGGCACGGGTTCTGCTCCTAGTCTGTTCGCAGCCTCTGCAGGCGCTGGGAACCTAGTAGGTGCTCGGAAAATAGCTACTTACCGAGTGGCCGTCTCAGGGAGGTCTGAGTCCCGTGCCGCCAGCCGCACTTCCTTCCACCTTCTGCGGGCTGTCGCTCGCTCCCGCCAGCCGTGGTGACATCTGTGCCGCCTCCCAAACCCCATGTGTGGACGAGTTTCCCATCTGTCTTCTACCAGCTTCCAGGAGGTCCTCACTCCCTGGAGCTCTCACACGGGCGGCTCCAGCATGACCCAGTCTCTCCCTGGCATTTGGGCCCCTCTccgtgcctcagcttcctcatctgtaagatggggacaaGAGAGCCTCCCTCGAGGCTTCATGAGGATTGAATGCGCTAACAGGCTTCGAGCCACTAGGGCAGCACCTGGCACTGGCACATGGCAAGTGGTTTCTTACGGGAGGTTAGTGGGAGGGCGCTGGTCTGCACACTGCGGAGAGACAGGCTGTCATTCCAGAAGCCGGGACTGCTGCTG is a genomic window of Lagenorhynchus albirostris chromosome 14, mLagAlb1.1, whole genome shotgun sequence containing:
- the ULK1 gene encoding serine/threonine-protein kinase ULK1 isoform X2 → MESGRGGLETVGKFEFSRKDLIGHGAFAVVFKGRHREKHDLEVAVKCINKKNLAKSQTLLGKEIKILKELKHENIVALYDFQEMANSVYLVMEYCNGGDLADYLHTMRTLSEDTIRLFLQQIAGAVRLLHSKGIIHRDLKPQNLLLSNPGGRRATPSNIRVKIADFGFARYLQSNMMAATLCGSPMYMAPEVIMSQHYDGKADLWSIGTIVYQCLTGKAPFQASSPQDLRLFYEKNKTLVPPIPRETSAPLRQLLLSLLQRNHRDRMDFDEFFHHPFLDSSAAVKKSPPVPVPSYPSSGSGSSSSSSSTSHLASPPSLGEMQQQLQKTLTSPAEAAGFLQGSRDSGGSSKDSSCDTDDFVMVPAQFPGDLVAEAVGAKPPPDSLMCSGSSLAASAGLESRGRTPSPSPPCSSSLSPSGRAGASSSSRCGASAPIPVPTQVHNYQRIEQSLQSPTQYQAARSGSTSPLGFARASLSPPSHAEHGAALSRKFSLGGGRPYTPSPQVGTIPERPGWSGAPSPQAAEMRGGRSPRPGSSAPEHSPHSAGLGCRLHSAPNLSDLRVVRPKLPKPPTDPLGVAFGHPQASPPQPSHGLQSCRPLRGSPKLPDFLQRNPLPPILGSPTKAVPAFDFTKTPSSQNLLTLLARQGVVMTPPRNRTLPDLSEAGPFQGQQLGPGLRPTEDAKGSFGRSLSAGRLTDLLLKAAFGTQAPDSGSVDSLQEKPMETGPSAGFGGNLHPGARAGGAGSPSPVVFTVGSPPGGTTPPQGPRATVFSGGPSSPLGSAGSSSARHLAPGAYGEAPLEVPAPGHCRSFADPVAANLEGAVTFEAPDLPEETLMEQEHTEILHSLRFTLDFVQHVLEIAALKGSASEAAGGPEYQLQESVVADQISLLSREWSFAEQLVLYLKAAELLSSGLQTAIDQIRAGKLCLSSTVKQVVRKLNELYKTSVVSCQGLSLRLQRFFLDKQRLLDRIQSVAAEKLIFSHAVQTVQSAALDEMFHRREDCVQRYHKALLLMEGLQQILSDQADVENIAKCKLCIERRLSALLTGICA
- the ULK1 gene encoding serine/threonine-protein kinase ULK1 isoform X1 codes for the protein MESGRGGLETVGKFEFSRKDLIGHGAFAVVFKGRHREKHDLEVAVKCINKKNLAKSQTLLGKEIKILKELKHENIVALYDFQEMANSVYLVMEYCNGGDLADYLHTMRTLSEDTIRLFLQQIAGAVRLLHSKGIIHRDLKPQNLLLSNPGGRRATPSNIRVKIADFGFARYLQSNMMAATLCGSPMYMAPEVIMSQHYDGKADLWSIGTIVYQCLTGKAPFQASSPQDLRLFYEKNKTLVPPIPRETSAPLRQLLLSLLQRNHRDRMDFDEFFHHPFLDSSAAVKKSPPVPVPSYPSSGSGSSSSSSSTSHLASPPSLGEMQQQLQKTLTSPAEAAGFLQGSRDSGGSSKDSSCDTDDFVMVPAQFPGDLVAEAVGAKPPPDSLMCSGSSLAASAGLESRGRTPSPSPPCSSSLSPSGRAGASSSSRCGASAPIPVPTQVHNYQRIEQSLQSPTQYQAARSSAIRRSGSTSPLGFARASLSPPSHAEHGAALSRKFSLGGGRPYTPSPQVGTIPERPGWSGAPSPQAAEMRGGRSPRPGSSAPEHSPHSAGLGCRLHSAPNLSDLRVVRPKLPKPPTDPLGVAFGHPQASPPQPSHGLQSCRPLRGSPKLPDFLQRNPLPPILGSPTKAVPAFDFTKTPSSQNLLTLLARQGVVMTPPRNRTLPDLSEAGPFQGQQLGPGLRPTEDAKGSFGRSLSAGRLTDLLLKAAFGTQAPDSGSVDSLQEKPMETGPSAGFGGNLHPGARAGGAGSPSPVVFTVGSPPGGTTPPQGPRATVFSGGPSSPLGSAGSSSARHLAPGAYGEAPLEVPAPGHCRSFADPVAANLEGAVTFEAPDLPEETLMEQEHTEILHSLRFTLDFVQHVLEIAALKGSASEAAGGPEYQLQESVVADQISLLSREWSFAEQLVLYLKAAELLSSGLQTAIDQIRAGKLCLSSTVKQVVRKLNELYKTSVVSCQGLSLRLQRFFLDKQRLLDRIQSVAAEKLIFSHAVQTVQSAALDEMFHRREDCVQRYHKALLLMEGLQQILSDQADVENIAKCKLCIERRLSALLTGICA